One segment of Ignavibacteria bacterium DNA contains the following:
- a CDS encoding mechanosensitive ion channel has translation MNDIFTYLFSTPVVSNNEGSISLMAVAEALAFVIVVVVVLRFIRRSVVKKLSKRPGINVGLANSILTITNYLIGFALIWLMIQFLGINLRALAFVFGALSVGIGFGLQNIVNNVVSGLFILLERPVKLGDRAVVDGMEGDIVEIAIRATTVRTNEGVSVIVPNSHFISSSVINRSLDDEIVRYRIPVNVAYGTDPNTIRDVLLQVAGSKPYVLSEPPPVVIFEEFGDSAMKFFLWVWTREMSHKPMVLRSELNFAINEAFTEHGIRIPFPQLDVHVKQPIS, from the coding sequence ATGAACGACATATTCACCTACCTCTTTTCCACGCCGGTTGTGAGCAACAACGAGGGGTCGATCTCGTTAATGGCCGTTGCCGAAGCACTGGCGTTTGTGATCGTCGTTGTTGTTGTTTTGCGGTTCATTCGGCGCTCAGTAGTGAAGAAGCTTTCCAAACGGCCCGGCATTAATGTTGGTCTTGCGAATTCGATCTTGACGATCACGAATTATCTGATCGGATTTGCACTGATCTGGTTGATGATCCAGTTCCTCGGCATCAATCTGAGAGCACTTGCCTTTGTTTTTGGCGCTTTGAGTGTTGGTATTGGATTCGGACTGCAGAACATCGTCAACAACGTAGTCAGCGGACTCTTCATTCTCTTGGAACGTCCCGTCAAACTTGGTGATCGTGCTGTAGTTGATGGGATGGAGGGAGATATCGTGGAGATCGCCATCAGAGCAACCACGGTTCGAACCAATGAGGGGGTTTCTGTTATCGTCCCCAACTCCCATTTTATCTCTTCATCGGTGATCAATCGCTCCCTCGACGATGAGATCGTGCGCTACCGTATCCCCGTGAATGTTGCCTATGGAACCGATCCTAATACCATACGAGATGTCCTCTTACAAGTGGCCGGCTCCAAGCCCTATGTGTTATCAGAGCCCCCTCCCGTAGTGATCTTTGAGGAGTTTGGAGACTCGGCAATGAAGTTCTTCTTATGGGTGTGGACCAGAGAAATGTCTCACAAGCCAATGGTTCTGAGGAGTGAACTGAACTTTGCGATCAACGAGGCCTTCACAGAGCACGGCATTCGAATACCGTTTCCACAACTTGATGTACACGTGAAGCAGCCTATTTCTTGA
- a CDS encoding DUF2164 domain-containing protein produces MSTITFTPGERELITTKLLAYFESELDHEIGRFDAEFLLDFLTRELGPYYYNRGLYDAQAALMKRIDDVKEAIYTLEQPTEFKK; encoded by the coding sequence ATGTCTACCATCACCTTTACCCCCGGCGAACGTGAGCTGATCACCACCAAGCTCTTGGCCTATTTCGAATCTGAACTCGATCATGAGATAGGCAGGTTCGACGCGGAATTCTTGCTCGACTTCCTCACGCGCGAGCTTGGGCCGTACTACTACAACCGTGGTCTGTATGATGCCCAAGCTGCGCTGATGAAGCGCATCGATGATGTGAAAGAGGCGATCTACACTCTTGAACAACCTACAGAGTTCAAGAAATAG
- a CDS encoding DinB family protein, with translation MRLDLFTKQLILECGKSKNMLARVPADKLDWRPHPKSMVMKSLATHVADLPTWVTMTLTSEELDFATMPYDPPVIASADDLLALLEKSLQEALETLAQAKEESLDGNWTLRTGDVIHSVSTRYEVIQMTISQIIHHRAQLGVYLRLLDVPIPGTYGPSADEQNF, from the coding sequence ATGAGACTAGACCTATTCACCAAGCAGTTGATACTGGAATGCGGTAAATCAAAGAACATGCTGGCCCGCGTGCCGGCTGACAAGCTCGACTGGCGTCCACACCCGAAGAGCATGGTGATGAAGTCATTGGCAACACACGTGGCAGATCTGCCAACGTGGGTAACAATGACGCTTACGTCAGAAGAGCTGGACTTTGCGACGATGCCGTACGACCCGCCTGTTATTGCGTCAGCTGACGATCTGCTTGCTCTCTTGGAGAAGTCGTTGCAGGAGGCTCTCGAAACACTAGCTCAGGCTAAGGAAGAGTCGCTTGACGGGAACTGGACACTTCGAACGGGAGATGTGATCCACTCGGTCTCCACGAGATATGAAGTGATCCAGATGACGATCAGTCAGATCATCCACCACCGCGCCCAACTCGGTGTATACCTCCGTCTGCTCGACGTCCCAATTCCCGGGACATACGGACCAAGTGCAGACGAGCAGAATTTCTAA
- a CDS encoding DUF2911 domain-containing protein, protein MKKILVLILAAMMSLPLAAQDLKLPSLSPTSTITQEFSTSKTEIVYSRPSMRGRTVFGDLVPYNVVWRTGANAATKITFGEDVEIGGTTVKAGSYSFYSIPGASEWEIILNKNTGNWGAMGYDTKDDVVRMKVKPTTLPTTVETFTINIGNITFSSCTIDLAWERTHVSVPVKANNQERLKTNIEKAINNPTIPYQQAATYYFETNQNLDKALEYATKAADNNPKAYWLFMLKARVAAKLGKNDVARDAATKTMEVAKGTPGEAEYNKYAQDLIKTLK, encoded by the coding sequence ATGAAGAAGATCCTCGTACTGATACTGGCAGCAATGATGAGCCTTCCCCTTGCAGCTCAAGATCTGAAATTACCGTCATTGAGTCCAACAAGCACTATTACACAAGAGTTCTCAACGTCGAAGACAGAGATCGTGTATAGCAGGCCTTCCATGCGCGGTCGGACAGTCTTTGGCGACCTTGTGCCGTACAACGTTGTGTGGCGTACTGGTGCCAATGCAGCTACGAAGATCACCTTTGGAGAAGATGTAGAGATCGGTGGAACAACAGTGAAGGCCGGCTCATACTCGTTCTACTCCATCCCGGGCGCTTCGGAATGGGAGATCATCCTTAACAAGAACACCGGGAACTGGGGCGCAATGGGCTATGACACGAAGGACGACGTTGTCCGCATGAAGGTGAAGCCAACTACACTTCCAACAACTGTTGAGACCTTCACGATCAACATTGGCAACATCACGTTCTCTTCGTGCACCATCGACCTAGCTTGGGAGCGCACGCACGTGAGTGTTCCGGTGAAGGCGAACAATCAAGAGCGACTTAAGACCAACATCGAAAAAGCCATCAATAATCCTACGATCCCGTATCAACAAGCAGCCACATACTACTTCGAGACCAATCAGAATCTCGACAAAGCCCTCGAATACGCAACGAAGGCTGCGGACAACAATCCAAAGGCTTACTGGCTCTTCATGCTCAAGGCTCGTGTCGCTGCTAAACTTGGCAAGAACGATGTTGCACGTGATGCCGCCACGAAGACCATGGAAGTTGCCAAGGGAACACCGGGTGAAGCCGAATACAACAAGTACGCACAAGACCTCATCAAAACGCTGAAGTAA